A single region of the Bdellovibrio bacteriovorus genome encodes:
- a CDS encoding pyruvate dehydrogenase, with translation MDNSTLKNAKPEVLDSIARRAHYLATQMIWQANHRTDKEKGDPKIGGHPAASASSLHIMGALHLLVKSGFDHIANKPHASPTDHSYNYLLDLLLKNDLSKLTQEQADQAMNGLRKFTDGSEFVFQSYHSAYDPDNHNFFPSGTVGIPPVEAGYLALAYRYAREHGYEVPDAHFWAVCGDSEFREGSMYEAVPDFAERELGSLTWILDYNRQSLDGHRITNKEIMNGTDADRVERTMAANGWEVIQVRHGSKRQALFKKKDGDTFKNFLEKELEDYELQALLLVQDMKALKKGIAKEHPNMKKFLDSISDEELFDAIRDFGGHDMIALAEAMEKSKKSTRKPTIIIAHTLKGWGLKAAAQPGNHSSLPQEEEVMELKAKQGIKGDKLYERFAANSVEGKFLAARGEKLLTEIKAQHALKAKNQDFFLRKLTEFGDIPQTLDINTKMTSYPHTQWMLGQLTAKLTRIANTPLDESKLGEKQKPLTDSEKPFKLPGELFISMAPDVGTSTNLNPAMDGKIFGAPVVQDLETELGVKDHKLPDLVPGEDVSDRFLRFEIAEGNVMSCVGAFGKMRDFLGIPIIPLMTVYDFFIKRALDQYFYNLYWKSSFICVGTPSGVTLSPEGAQHGWKSDIQIPNQITWEPFFCQELDWILCDTIKRHVLNDNAGRTGTLLRLVTRGAEQKDMLHYLKKQARFKAGLEGALARSEFPIAGAFNEEELGTVDEAQMMATIREEVLKGAYYLIDYRGYAGYEPGDNVVNIFAMGSMVTEAIKASEALLSRGIYGNVIVVTSSDLLVGIQGHEDDYDYLKNGLGVNSNLYLRKADEVTTGDLVTVAGKRIPAVSVADGEAGLLDNIGSIIGVRQESLAVRKHSKCGRPSEIYAYHNIDAEAVVEACGKVLAETALEKVIVSESALGEAHQAEGRAGHWTDLWPAKNPVHKH, from the coding sequence TTGGATAACTCAACTCTAAAAAATGCCAAACCTGAGGTTCTGGACTCAATCGCTAGACGTGCGCATTACCTTGCGACACAAATGATCTGGCAAGCCAATCACCGCACTGACAAAGAAAAAGGCGACCCGAAAATCGGTGGTCACCCTGCTGCCAGCGCAAGTTCGTTGCACATCATGGGTGCTTTGCACCTTCTTGTGAAATCTGGATTCGATCACATCGCGAATAAACCGCATGCGTCGCCAACAGATCACTCGTACAACTATCTTTTGGATTTGTTGTTGAAGAATGACCTTTCAAAATTGACTCAAGAGCAAGCCGATCAAGCGATGAACGGTCTTCGCAAATTCACTGATGGCAGTGAGTTCGTTTTCCAATCTTACCACTCTGCTTATGATCCTGATAACCACAACTTCTTCCCATCAGGCACAGTGGGCATTCCACCTGTTGAAGCCGGTTACCTTGCATTGGCTTACCGCTATGCTCGTGAACACGGTTACGAAGTTCCAGATGCTCACTTCTGGGCAGTTTGCGGTGACTCTGAATTCCGCGAAGGTTCTATGTATGAAGCTGTTCCTGACTTTGCAGAGCGCGAGTTGGGTTCATTGACTTGGATCCTTGATTACAACCGTCAATCTTTGGACGGTCACCGTATCACGAATAAAGAAATCATGAACGGAACAGATGCCGACCGTGTTGAGCGCACTATGGCTGCCAACGGTTGGGAAGTGATTCAAGTACGTCACGGTTCTAAACGCCAAGCTTTGTTCAAAAAGAAAGATGGCGACACTTTCAAAAACTTCCTAGAAAAAGAACTTGAGGACTACGAACTTCAAGCTCTTCTTCTTGTTCAAGACATGAAAGCTTTGAAAAAAGGAATCGCTAAAGAACATCCAAACATGAAGAAGTTCTTGGATAGCATTTCTGATGAAGAGCTTTTCGATGCGATCCGCGATTTCGGTGGTCACGACATGATCGCTTTGGCTGAAGCGATGGAAAAATCTAAAAAATCCACTCGCAAACCAACAATCATCATCGCCCACACTTTGAAAGGTTGGGGCTTGAAAGCGGCCGCTCAACCGGGCAACCACTCTTCTTTGCCACAAGAAGAAGAAGTGATGGAACTAAAAGCAAAACAAGGTATCAAAGGCGACAAGCTTTATGAACGTTTTGCTGCAAACTCTGTGGAAGGCAAATTCTTGGCCGCTCGCGGAGAAAAACTTCTTACTGAAATCAAAGCGCAACACGCTTTGAAAGCGAAGAACCAAGATTTCTTCTTAAGAAAACTCACTGAGTTCGGCGATATTCCTCAAACTTTGGACATCAACACGAAAATGACCAGCTATCCTCATACTCAATGGATGTTGGGTCAGTTGACAGCGAAGTTGACTCGTATTGCGAACACTCCGCTGGATGAATCTAAATTGGGCGAAAAACAAAAACCTCTGACAGATTCAGAAAAGCCATTCAAACTTCCAGGTGAGTTGTTCATTTCGATGGCTCCGGACGTAGGTACTTCGACGAACTTGAATCCAGCGATGGATGGTAAGATCTTCGGTGCGCCGGTTGTTCAAGACTTGGAAACTGAATTGGGCGTGAAAGACCACAAACTTCCTGACCTCGTTCCTGGCGAAGATGTTTCAGACCGCTTCTTACGTTTTGAAATCGCTGAAGGAAACGTAATGTCTTGCGTGGGCGCTTTCGGAAAAATGCGCGACTTCTTGGGTATTCCAATCATTCCATTGATGACGGTTTATGACTTCTTCATCAAACGTGCATTGGATCAATACTTCTACAACCTTTACTGGAAATCCTCGTTCATTTGCGTGGGAACTCCGTCAGGTGTGACACTTTCTCCAGAAGGTGCGCAACATGGTTGGAAGTCTGACATCCAAATCCCAAATCAAATCACTTGGGAACCGTTCTTCTGCCAAGAGCTTGATTGGATCTTATGTGACACCATCAAACGTCACGTTTTGAACGACAATGCTGGCAGAACCGGAACTCTTCTTCGCCTAGTGACTCGTGGAGCAGAACAAAAAGACATGCTTCACTACTTGAAAAAACAAGCTCGCTTCAAAGCGGGTCTTGAGGGTGCTTTGGCGCGTTCTGAATTCCCTATTGCAGGTGCATTCAACGAGGAAGAACTAGGAACTGTGGACGAAGCGCAAATGATGGCGACAATCCGTGAAGAAGTTCTTAAAGGCGCTTACTACTTGATCGACTACCGCGGTTACGCAGGTTACGAGCCAGGTGATAACGTTGTGAACATCTTCGCGATGGGCTCTATGGTGACGGAAGCAATCAAAGCTTCTGAAGCCTTGTTGTCTCGCGGAATTTACGGAAACGTGATCGTTGTGACTTCTTCAGATCTTCTTGTCGGCATCCAAGGCCATGAAGACGATTATGATTACTTGAAAAATGGTTTGGGTGTGAACTCGAACTTGTACTTAAGAAAAGCTGACGAAGTGACTACGGGTGACCTAGTGACTGTCGCTGGTAAACGCATCCCTGCGGTTTCTGTAGCGGATGGCGAAGCCGGTTTGCTAGACAACATCGGTTCTATCATCGGTGTTCGTCAGGAGTCTTTGGCAGTTCGTAAGCACTCGAAGTGCGGTCGCCCTTCAGAGATCTACGCTTATCACAACATCGACGCGGAAGCCGTGGTTGAAGCTTGCGGAAAAGTGCTAGCTGAAACAGCTCTTGAAAAAGTCATTGTTTCTGAAAGCGCTCTCGGTGAAGCTCATCAAGCAGAAGGACGCGCTGGACACTGGACTGATTTGTGGCCAGCTAAAAACCCTGTGCACAAGCACTAG
- a CDS encoding class I SAM-dependent methyltransferase codes for MIVFDANNPFPLLDLNSYTYQEAQEHSLKVDEHLGFLCESIEAEIRSHAKESSVVQQNWEHLSVQAFQTPYVEIHNILDLLSLHPGDTIVDLGCAYARMALVIQRHFPELQFIGYELENQRVEEAQRILGISSTSIRVQSTDLSAESFHLPSADVYFIFDYGTEANVKKTLQDLQEVAKSRPIQVVGRGRLTRFLIHKEHPWLSEVQEPSHYPHFSIYRS; via the coding sequence ATGATCGTATTTGATGCCAACAATCCCTTCCCGCTCTTAGATTTAAACTCTTACACATATCAAGAAGCGCAAGAGCATTCCTTAAAGGTGGACGAGCATCTTGGCTTTCTATGCGAAAGCATCGAAGCAGAAATTCGCTCCCATGCTAAAGAGTCTTCAGTAGTGCAACAAAACTGGGAGCATCTTTCTGTTCAGGCTTTTCAAACTCCCTACGTCGAGATTCACAATATCCTAGATCTCTTGTCACTTCACCCAGGCGATACGATTGTCGACTTGGGTTGTGCTTATGCGCGAATGGCTTTGGTGATTCAGCGGCACTTTCCCGAACTTCAATTTATTGGCTATGAACTTGAGAATCAGCGCGTGGAAGAAGCTCAAAGAATTCTTGGGATTTCTAGTACGTCAATTCGCGTTCAATCTACTGATCTGTCTGCGGAAAGCTTTCATCTGCCAAGTGCTGACGTTTATTTCATCTTCGACTACGGCACCGAAGCCAACGTAAAGAAAACGCTGCAGGATCTTCAAGAAGTAGCAAAAAGCCGACCCATTCAAGTTGTCGGGCGTGGTCGCTTAACTCGTTTTCTAATTCATAAAGAACACCCCTGGCTTTCGGAAGTTCAGGAGCCTTCTCACTACCCGCATTTCTCTATTTATCGATCTTAA